From the genome of Clostridium sp. BNL1100, one region includes:
- the pgmB gene encoding beta-phosphoglucomutase: MEPFKAAIFDLDGVIVDTAKFHFMAWRRLAAELGFKFTEKDNERQKGVSRMESLEVLLEVGGFLDLSLEKKEELATKKNEWYKEYLYEMTPAEILPGAKDFLKYLRLRGIRIALASASKNAPIILEKLNITDLFDAIVDGNSVSKAKPDPEVFLKAAEQLGIDPSECFVFEDAQAGVEGAKRAGMRVVGIGQPELLHQAEIVVKGFPEIDPVILLSHIHPKSSICR; the protein is encoded by the coding sequence GTGGAACCATTTAAGGCGGCAATTTTTGATTTGGATGGAGTAATTGTAGATACAGCAAAGTTCCATTTTATGGCATGGCGCAGACTGGCGGCAGAATTGGGTTTTAAGTTTACCGAAAAGGATAATGAACGGCAAAAAGGCGTGAGCCGTATGGAATCACTTGAAGTACTGCTTGAAGTAGGTGGCTTTTTAGATCTGTCTTTAGAAAAAAAAGAGGAGCTGGCTACTAAAAAAAATGAATGGTATAAGGAATACCTTTACGAAATGACTCCGGCAGAGATTTTACCTGGAGCAAAAGATTTCTTGAAATATCTGAGGCTTAGAGGAATAAGAATTGCTTTGGCCTCTGCAAGTAAAAATGCACCCATTATACTTGAAAAGCTTAATATCACAGACCTTTTCGATGCCATTGTAGACGGTAACAGCGTTTCAAAAGCAAAGCCGGATCCGGAGGTGTTCTTAAAGGCTGCTGAACAGCTTGGAATTGACCCGTCTGAATGCTTTGTTTTTGAAGATGCGCAGGCAGGAGTAGAGGGTGCAAAAAGAGCAGGCATGAGGGTTGTAGGTATAGGGCAACCTGAATTATTACATCAGGCAGAAATAGTGGTGAAAGGTTTCCCGGAAATAGATCCGGTGATTCTGTTAAGTCATATTCATCCGAAAAGCAGCATTTGCAGATAA
- a CDS encoding carbohydrate ABC transporter permease, with translation MKLFLSILKYIFVLAIIVLSIGPFLWVFISSFKTNSEILNSTIGWPSSLRFSNYLNAFKIAPLTQFYLNSVIVGIFGTLLNLIIMGMSAYVVARFDFKGKKLLVGLFSLSLLIPGAAMLQPLYLTVNTLGLYDKLIGLIIVYAGFGLPASLYIISSYFQTIPKEMEESASLDGAGFIRTFVSIILPIAKPGFGTAAVLQFLLCWNEFQFAITLTTGNKSRTLPLALYYFKSQFASDYGVMFAATVIVIIPSIIVYVLLQKQVVSGLAAGAVKG, from the coding sequence ATGAAGCTTTTTTTATCAATTTTAAAATACATATTTGTTTTAGCCATAATTGTTTTATCAATTGGGCCATTTTTATGGGTGTTCATATCATCGTTTAAAACGAATTCAGAGATACTTAATTCTACAATAGGATGGCCTTCAAGTCTTAGATTTTCAAATTATTTGAATGCATTTAAAATAGCTCCTTTAACACAGTTCTATTTGAACAGTGTCATTGTAGGTATTTTCGGTACCTTATTGAATTTGATTATTATGGGAATGTCGGCTTATGTAGTTGCAAGGTTTGACTTTAAGGGTAAGAAATTATTAGTAGGTCTTTTTTCCCTATCTCTTCTAATCCCAGGTGCTGCAATGCTGCAGCCTTTGTATCTGACAGTGAATACGCTTGGACTGTATGACAAACTAATAGGTTTGATTATTGTTTATGCAGGATTTGGACTTCCCGCATCACTTTATATAATTTCAAGTTATTTTCAAACAATACCAAAAGAAATGGAAGAGTCAGCCAGCTTGGATGGAGCAGGTTTTATCAGAACATTTGTCTCAATTATTCTTCCAATTGCTAAGCCTGGATTTGGAACAGCAGCTGTACTTCAGTTCCTGCTCTGCTGGAATGAATTTCAGTTTGCAATTACCCTTACTACAGGTAATAAGAGCCGTACGCTTCCATTGGCACTTTACTACTTTAAAAGTCAGTTTGCCAGTGATTATGGAGTAATGTTTGCGGCTACAGTTATTGTTATTATTCCAAGTATTATTGTGTATGTACTTCTGCAAAAGCAGGTTGTATCTGGATTGGCAGCGGGAGCGGTCAAAGGTTAA
- a CDS encoding CBM35 domain-containing protein produces the protein MRKKSLIMVSLAIVLSILLTSISYADVTPDYQNPLMRGADPTIARAADGFYYSCFAVDNDIYLKKADTILGVGTAKSRLVWDKPADFGYVWGPYIYRLDGKWYIYFTSGPETSFGYGHPSSYVLENTSPDPFEGTWELKGMSSNADEDGQVTSKQGLLNTQGYGLACGVVTMGGKTYFTYTKYFYYPDPNDPTKEKFDECPTIVQMSDPWTLTGTEGTLARPVYAWEKHGDSINEGAAVVERNGKVYFAYSVSSFMNDNYAVGVSTADSSSDLLQERNWTKNPEPAMSKSPENSTFGPGSPLFVKSEDGTEDWLIYHGGPVGGQTGSNRWVRAQRINWNDDGSINLGIPSNPGTVLDRPSGEEKSETYEAEDAAFTGVTRTIMSDSSKASGSGVMKYDNSSNGYVEFTVDANTPGSYSLNFRYNNSTGSNIPMSLDVNQSGSRELSFEPNGTNSTNYDLLRVHNVQLNSGRNKIRLSSSAANGLVLDAMIIKRSVMYEAEDAALSGGATVGTDHTGYSGTGFVGGLYTEGTAAEFTVDAPYNGNYSVNLRYCNGFSNIDKTLSMYVNGVKVKQIDLFSFGDWNKWSERYDNVELKAGSNTITYKYDNGDGGNVNLDYISVTEATTRHYEAENATLTGNAQTGSDHTGYTGTGFVGGLWSDGSVDFAVNAETSATYDVKLKYALGFADGRTISLYLNGSKVKQITLPSTGGWDTWSEHLETLSLNKGNNTISFKRESGDSGDVNIDSIHIDKRTPWKYQAENATMVGGAHSSDDHLWYEGTGFAGGFESAYVSDTQYEGIQFNVSVPNTASYTATLRYSGAQPSNITMSLYVNGSKIKQVSLPPTANWDSWAEATEAVNLKAGKNVIEYRRDADDTGKFNIDSLTIDKYSGGSTDLKSRGIVSGTVYTIKAKHSGKALDVSGYSSDPGALVDQWTYVGGNNQRWEIIDLGNGYYTIKSAHSGLVLDIVPGSPDLDICQATPNATDSQQWSLEKVGGYYKISNKSNGQVLDVSEESTNNGKKVHLYSYVGKDNQLWKIDVASADELFVPVTQITGVPTTATAGTDLMLLGDVLPYNATNPNIEWSIKDAGDTGAVVNGNILTTAAAGTVVVTATVIDGTADRNNFTHDYTITVNPGQLINDAKISPVSVNYDLSAPADVSTSITLNDASTVTGLVYGENPVAPDAYEVNGSTLTVRSSYLASLGLVNGNVAEFGIHFDKGNPATFAVNVIDSSDPTPINRPITVLNDVNGTASANVTSAAAGAEITLTAVANEGYHFKEWQVNYPVDLALTGDTFTMPDEAVSVKAIFEKNAVVNYTLVVNDSYANESGAGSFTEGSTVTINAGSRSNYTFAGWSSSDGVSFANINSPTTTFTMPSKNVTVTAAWKYNDSSAGNGGSSTPSTPATKDYTADIKVSDGSGSSTLPITVNTKTGTAVLDTASKSNLISNGGTSVITVPSIPDVDTYTTGIPVSYLSTKDWQGALKVNTENGSITVPSNMLTGIAEAAGTKAEITIGQGDKTTLTEAAKTAIGDRPLIQLSMSIDGKKLEWNNPSVSVMVTLPYTPTASELVNPESIIVWYIDDNGKVTAVPNGHYNKANGTVTFATNHFSYYAVGYNAVNFNDVAENVWYNKAVDFIAARSIAAGTGNGNFSPNANLIRGQFIVMLMKAYGIAPDADQSDNFTDAGNSYYTGYLAAAKRLGISEGIGKNMFAPEKEITRQEMFTMLYNALKTIDNLPQGNSGKTLSSFADEEEIAPWAKNAMTLLVETGIIGGNAGLLTPARTTTRAEMAQVLYNMLSK, from the coding sequence ATGAGGAAAAAAAGTTTAATTATGGTATCGTTGGCGATAGTACTTTCAATATTGCTGACAAGCATTTCTTATGCAGATGTAACACCAGATTACCAAAATCCCCTTATGCGCGGCGCTGATCCGACAATTGCAAGGGCAGCAGATGGATTTTATTACTCATGTTTTGCTGTTGACAATGATATCTACTTAAAGAAAGCAGATACAATTCTCGGAGTAGGGACTGCAAAAAGCAGACTGGTTTGGGACAAACCCGCTGATTTCGGGTATGTATGGGGACCGTACATCTATAGACTGGATGGGAAATGGTATATCTATTTTACATCAGGCCCGGAGACAAGTTTTGGTTATGGACATCCAAGTTCCTATGTACTGGAAAACACATCTCCTGATCCATTTGAAGGAACCTGGGAGCTCAAGGGTATGTCCTCTAATGCAGACGAAGACGGACAGGTTACTAGCAAGCAGGGACTGCTGAATACTCAAGGCTATGGTTTAGCCTGCGGCGTTGTAACTATGGGTGGAAAGACGTATTTCACTTATACAAAATACTTCTATTACCCTGACCCAAATGATCCTACAAAGGAAAAATTTGATGAGTGTCCGACAATTGTGCAAATGTCGGATCCATGGACTTTAACAGGGACAGAAGGTACTTTAGCTCGTCCGGTATATGCTTGGGAAAAGCACGGTGACAGCATAAATGAAGGTGCAGCGGTAGTTGAAAGAAACGGAAAAGTATACTTTGCATATTCCGTAAGCAGCTTTATGAATGACAACTATGCTGTAGGAGTCTCAACAGCAGATTCATCAAGTGACTTGTTACAAGAAAGAAATTGGACAAAGAACCCTGAGCCGGCAATGTCGAAATCACCTGAAAACAGTACTTTTGGACCTGGCTCACCTTTGTTTGTAAAATCAGAAGACGGAACTGAGGATTGGCTTATTTATCATGGCGGACCGGTTGGTGGACAAACAGGTTCAAACAGATGGGTAAGAGCTCAGCGTATCAATTGGAATGATGATGGTTCCATAAATCTCGGTATCCCATCAAATCCAGGAACTGTGCTTGACAGACCGTCAGGTGAGGAAAAAAGCGAAACTTACGAAGCTGAGGATGCTGCATTCACAGGAGTGACAAGAACAATTATGAGTGACAGTTCAAAGGCTTCGGGCAGTGGAGTTATGAAATATGATAACAGCAGCAATGGGTATGTGGAATTTACAGTAGATGCCAATACACCCGGCAGCTACTCCTTGAATTTTAGATATAATAACAGTACAGGCAGTAACATTCCAATGAGTCTGGATGTAAACCAGAGTGGCAGCAGGGAACTTTCTTTTGAGCCAAATGGAACCAATAGCACAAACTATGATCTCTTAAGAGTACACAATGTTCAGCTTAATTCAGGACGCAATAAAATCCGACTGTCTTCAAGTGCAGCAAACGGATTAGTGCTGGATGCAATGATTATTAAAAGAAGTGTAATGTATGAAGCAGAAGATGCTGCATTATCCGGTGGTGCCACAGTAGGTACCGACCATACTGGCTATAGCGGAACCGGATTTGTGGGAGGTTTGTATACTGAGGGAACTGCGGCTGAATTTACGGTAGATGCTCCTTACAATGGAAACTATTCCGTTAATCTGCGTTACTGCAATGGATTTTCTAATATAGACAAGACATTGAGCATGTATGTAAATGGCGTGAAAGTTAAGCAAATAGATTTATTTAGTTTCGGAGACTGGAACAAATGGTCTGAGCGCTATGACAATGTTGAACTTAAAGCAGGAAGCAATACCATAACATATAAATATGATAACGGCGATGGTGGTAATGTAAATCTTGACTACATATCAGTTACCGAAGCAACTACAAGGCATTATGAGGCAGAAAATGCAACTCTTACCGGAAATGCACAAACAGGTTCTGACCATACCGGCTATACCGGAACAGGCTTTGTAGGCGGACTTTGGAGTGATGGTTCAGTGGACTTTGCTGTAAATGCTGAAACTTCAGCAACCTATGATGTGAAGCTGAAATATGCACTCGGTTTTGCTGATGGCAGAACCATAAGCCTTTATTTAAATGGCTCCAAAGTTAAGCAGATAACCCTGCCAAGCACCGGAGGCTGGGATACCTGGAGTGAACATCTGGAAACGTTAAGCTTAAATAAAGGGAATAACACTATTTCATTTAAACGTGAGTCCGGTGATTCAGGCGATGTAAATATTGATAGTATCCATATTGATAAGCGAACTCCATGGAAGTATCAAGCTGAAAATGCAACCATGGTTGGAGGCGCACATTCTTCTGACGATCACTTGTGGTATGAAGGAACAGGTTTTGCAGGAGGCTTTGAGTCTGCATATGTATCTGATACTCAATATGAAGGAATTCAGTTTAATGTAAGTGTACCAAATACGGCATCCTACACTGCAACTTTAAGATATTCGGGGGCGCAGCCGTCAAATATAACCATGAGTCTGTATGTTAACGGAAGCAAAATAAAGCAAGTTTCATTACCTCCCACAGCAAACTGGGATTCCTGGGCTGAGGCAACAGAGGCAGTAAATCTTAAGGCAGGGAAAAATGTAATAGAATATAGACGTGATGCTGATGATACAGGAAAATTTAATATTGACAGTCTCACAATTGATAAATACAGCGGCGGAAGTACTGATTTAAAAAGCAGAGGAATAGTATCAGGAACAGTATATACAATTAAGGCAAAGCACAGCGGGAAAGCATTGGATGTATCCGGTTATTCATCTGATCCGGGAGCATTGGTTGACCAATGGACTTACGTCGGTGGAAATAATCAGAGATGGGAAATTATAGACCTTGGCAACGGATACTACACAATAAAATCTGCTCACAGCGGACTTGTACTTGATATTGTCCCGGGATCACCTGATCTAGATATTTGTCAAGCTACTCCTAATGCCACAGACAGCCAGCAATGGAGTCTGGAAAAGGTAGGCGGGTACTATAAAATTAGTAATAAAAGCAACGGACAGGTACTTGATGTAAGTGAAGAATCCACAAATAACGGTAAAAAAGTGCATCTGTACTCTTATGTAGGTAAAGACAACCAGCTGTGGAAAATAGATGTTGCTTCCGCAGACGAACTGTTTGTGCCTGTAACACAAATTACTGGTGTACCGACAACAGCGACTGCAGGAACAGATCTGATGCTTCTTGGTGATGTGCTACCCTATAATGCGACAAACCCTAATATCGAATGGAGCATAAAGGATGCAGGCGACACGGGAGCAGTCGTAAATGGGAATATTCTGACTACAGCCGCTGCAGGAACAGTTGTAGTGACAGCAACAGTTATTGATGGTACGGCTGACCGAAATAATTTTACACATGACTATACCATCACTGTAAATCCTGGACAGTTAATAAATGATGCTAAGATCAGTCCGGTGAGTGTGAACTATGATCTCAGTGCTCCGGCTGATGTAAGCACATCCATCACATTGAATGATGCAAGTACGGTAACGGGGTTGGTATACGGAGAGAATCCAGTTGCACCGGACGCCTATGAAGTTAATGGAAGCACATTGACGGTAAGAAGCAGCTATCTGGCTTCACTTGGACTTGTAAACGGCAATGTGGCAGAGTTTGGTATCCACTTTGATAAAGGAAACCCGGCAACGTTTGCTGTTAACGTTATTGACAGCTCAGATCCGACACCAATCAATAGACCAATTACAGTACTAAATGATGTAAATGGTACTGCAAGTGCAAATGTTACATCTGCGGCAGCGGGTGCCGAAATTACACTGACAGCGGTTGCAAATGAAGGTTATCACTTTAAGGAATGGCAGGTAAACTATCCGGTAGACCTAGCTCTTACCGGGGACACCTTTACAATGCCAGACGAGGCTGTATCTGTAAAAGCAATATTTGAGAAGAACGCTGTAGTAAATTATACACTGGTTGTAAATGACAGCTATGCTAACGAATCAGGCGCAGGCAGCTTTACTGAAGGCTCAACTGTTACAATAAATGCCGGCAGCCGTAGCAATTATACCTTCGCAGGCTGGAGCTCCTCCGACGGCGTGAGCTTTGCAAACATAAACAGCCCTACCACTACATTTACAATGCCTTCAAAGAATGTCACGGTGACCGCTGCATGGAAATACAATGACAGCTCCGCAGGTAACGGAGGAAGCAGCACTCCTTCCACACCTGCTACGAAAGACTATACAGCAGATATTAAGGTATCAGATGGATCAGGTAGCAGTACACTACCAATAACTGTTAATACAAAAACCGGTACTGCAGTTTTGGACACAGCTTCAAAGAGCAACCTGATATCTAACGGTGGAACCTCTGTTATCACAGTACCATCCATCCCTGACGTTGATACTTACACTACAGGAATCCCTGTATCCTATCTGTCAACGAAAGATTGGCAAGGTGCTTTGAAAGTTAATACTGAAAATGGCAGCATTACCGTTCCGTCCAACATGCTGACCGGTATTGCAGAGGCAGCTGGAACAAAAGCAGAAATCACAATCGGACAGGGTGATAAAACCACACTGACCGAGGCTGCAAAAACAGCTATAGGTGACAGACCGCTGATCCAGCTTTCCATGTCCATAGACGGGAAGAAATTGGAATGGAATAACCCAAGTGTATCGGTTATGGTAACTTTACCATATACTCCTACAGCTTCAGAACTTGTAAACCCGGAAAGCATTATCGTCTGGTACATCGACGATAATGGTAAAGTAACAGCTGTACCTAACGGACATTATAACAAGGCCAACGGTACAGTGACATTTGCTACAAATCATTTCAGTTACTACGCAGTAGGCTACAATGCAGTTAACTTCAATGATGTAGCAGAAAATGTATGGTATAATAAGGCTGTTGACTTTATAGCAGCAAGAAGTATCGCTGCAGGTACAGGCAACGGCAATTTCAGCCCAAATGCAAACCTGATCCGTGGACAATTTATCGTAATGCTGATGAAGGCTTATGGAATTGCTCCGGATGCAGATCAGTCAGACAACTTCACAGATGCCGGCAATTCATACTATACCGGTTATCTGGCTGCAGCAAAGAGACTGGGAATATCAGAGGGTATTGGAAAGAATATGTTTGCACCTGAAAAAGAGATCACTCGTCAGGAAATGTTCACTATGTTGTACAATGCTTTAAAGACCATCGACAATCTGCCCCAGGGCAATTCCGGCAAAACACTTTCAAGTTTTGCCGATGAAGAAGAGATTGCTCCATGGGCAAAGAATGCCATGACATTGCTGGTGGAAACCGGAATAATCGGAGGAAATGCCGGACTGCTAACTCCAGCAAGGACTACCACAAGGGCGGAAATGGCTCAGGTTCTGTACAACATGCTTTCAAAGTAA
- a CDS encoding glycosyl hydrolase family 65 protein, with protein MSKQNKTHVADGLWCIEENRFSLDTNKHFEGLFTQGNGYMHVRGSFEEGLRGAAQDEEYMRMPANVTLEQPRHTETKWGTFIPGIVGKHPLLKEEIINLPYFLGMDLVIADEKLDMESSTIKDYRRWLDLRDGCLYRSFIWVTENGLNLKLSYKRFVSIEDKHLCLQQLQIEMLSGEGILDIRCGIDSEVRTNGFNHFKEVLTEDKHSEYICTKTVTDGGNNVLMLSGINASENICWSKLTQSKNIFFSGFKLLKAGDSLEVQKVTSVVTDRDLEDGTLIERGQKYLEYFFNQGWEKIYKRHSMAWNKKWVTSDIEITGDDEAQLAIRTYIYHLIRANSENDSRVAICAKGYAGEAYFGHYFWDTEINMLPFFIHTNPEAARNLLMYRYNTLNGARKNAMEYGYEGAKYAWEASVTGEEQCPCWQYADHEVHVTADIIYAMYHYANATGDTAFVRSFGIDMMVETARYWVQRVDRNNDGYYDLLGVMGPDEYLPVTRNNAFTNRMVKFSLEKTAELLKKIKHEDKDGYLEIENRLGLKAWELDKIKEVGDKLILPYDENSKIVPQSEDFESYADVNFNAIWKDRTKPFGNFISQEKNYRSKALKQADVIELMMLYPDDFTREQLINAYDYYEPITTHDSSLSASVHGIVAAWMGRMTESEKFLKKVMAIDMSQEKKGAAEGIHIANCGGLWQMIVYGFAGLKSAMWCEEIQLAPHLPDKWTNLKFTLAWHGKRYRITVTKDKHEVTELYE; from the coding sequence ATGAGTAAACAAAATAAGACACATGTAGCAGACGGTTTATGGTGTATAGAAGAGAACAGGTTTAGCCTGGATACAAACAAACATTTTGAAGGACTATTTACCCAGGGTAATGGCTATATGCATGTGAGAGGAAGCTTTGAGGAAGGCCTCCGGGGAGCGGCACAGGATGAAGAGTATATGCGTATGCCTGCTAATGTTACCCTTGAACAGCCAAGGCACACAGAAACTAAATGGGGAACCTTTATACCGGGTATTGTAGGAAAGCACCCGCTTCTAAAAGAGGAAATAATAAATCTGCCTTATTTTCTTGGTATGGACTTAGTCATTGCTGATGAAAAATTGGATATGGAGTCAAGTACCATAAAGGATTATAGAAGATGGTTGGATTTGAGGGACGGTTGCCTTTATAGAAGCTTCATATGGGTAACAGAAAATGGACTAAACCTTAAACTTAGTTATAAACGTTTTGTCAGTATAGAGGATAAACACCTCTGTTTGCAGCAGCTGCAGATAGAAATGCTCTCCGGAGAGGGGATTCTTGACATCAGATGCGGCATAGATTCGGAAGTTAGAACCAATGGTTTTAATCATTTCAAAGAAGTACTGACAGAGGACAAGCACTCGGAATACATTTGTACAAAGACTGTTACAGATGGAGGAAACAATGTTTTAATGCTGTCAGGTATCAATGCTTCTGAGAATATTTGCTGGAGCAAGTTAACCCAAAGCAAAAATATATTTTTTTCAGGATTTAAGTTATTAAAGGCCGGAGATAGTCTGGAGGTTCAGAAAGTAACGTCGGTTGTCACCGACAGGGACCTTGAGGATGGAACTCTTATAGAAAGAGGACAGAAATATCTTGAATACTTCTTTAATCAAGGCTGGGAGAAAATATATAAAAGACATTCAATGGCTTGGAACAAAAAATGGGTTACCAGTGATATTGAAATAACCGGAGATGATGAGGCACAGCTTGCAATTCGTACATATATCTATCACCTTATCAGGGCAAATAGTGAAAATGACTCTAGAGTTGCTATCTGTGCGAAGGGATACGCCGGCGAAGCATATTTCGGACATTATTTCTGGGATACAGAGATAAACATGCTACCCTTCTTCATTCATACCAATCCTGAAGCTGCCAGAAACTTGTTAATGTATAGATATAACACCCTGAATGGTGCACGGAAAAACGCTATGGAATATGGGTATGAAGGGGCGAAATACGCATGGGAGGCGTCAGTTACGGGAGAAGAACAATGTCCCTGCTGGCAGTACGCAGATCACGAAGTACATGTTACTGCGGATATCATATATGCCATGTACCATTATGCAAACGCTACAGGAGATACTGCATTTGTCAGAAGCTTCGGCATTGATATGATGGTTGAAACTGCAAGATATTGGGTGCAAAGGGTTGACAGAAACAATGACGGATATTACGACCTGTTAGGTGTTATGGGGCCGGATGAGTACCTTCCCGTCACAAGGAACAATGCATTTACCAATCGCATGGTTAAGTTCAGTCTGGAAAAAACAGCAGAGCTTCTTAAAAAAATTAAGCATGAAGATAAAGACGGATATCTGGAAATTGAAAACCGGCTTGGTTTAAAGGCGTGGGAGCTAGACAAAATCAAGGAAGTCGGAGATAAGTTAATACTCCCTTATGACGAAAATTCAAAAATCGTTCCTCAGTCAGAGGATTTTGAAAGCTATGCGGATGTTAATTTTAATGCAATTTGGAAGGATAGAACCAAGCCCTTCGGAAATTTCATATCCCAGGAGAAAAACTACCGTTCCAAAGCTTTAAAGCAGGCTGATGTTATTGAACTGATGATGCTTTATCCTGATGATTTCACTCGTGAGCAGTTAATTAATGCCTACGACTATTACGAACCTATAACAACCCATGACTCATCACTTTCAGCATCGGTTCACGGAATCGTAGCTGCCTGGATGGGGAGAATGACTGAATCTGAAAAATTCCTTAAAAAGGTTATGGCTATAGATATGTCTCAGGAGAAGAAAGGTGCGGCAGAAGGTATACACATAGCAAACTGCGGAGGTTTGTGGCAGATGATTGTATATGGCTTTGCCGGTCTTAAGAGTGCTATGTGGTGTGAGGAAATACAATTAGCACCGCACCTTCCTGATAAATGGACAAATTTGAAATTTACACTGGCATGGCATGGAAAACGGTATAGAATTACCGTTACAAAAGACAAGCATGAGGTTACTGAATTATACGAGTAA
- a CDS encoding DUF4432 family protein, producing the protein MNSKNQKRFVELKVGNRIELPSGGYVEKKVFIDRYGCHINILTISNGLLMFTVILERGMDIGEIFLGEDKITWDRKDEYLIHPDKVDLYEKGGWDRGFYAAVAAIGPEIFGTPDEVRTVHGTGSYSKTDLQSVSILWNNEQICIEGTVPIRGYSTEPVYQKDIKIFTRYNSSLILRKDSTRNLTGEHQPLDDGYHIQLAGNYVSKGGRYVLPVSRDKMLLRDSAPGENNPFEIYEFNSSLDPIRCYQYIPEPVIGLEEAIELSDYLDTVQIKGKITAEMIVNSEKTKGAYVIRSLESFPRSLIAKRAIDEPMYALEPCRTRPNSIRQKAIDGELAYLESHGQADSWIIIGAAFSNSTIQLMEDLIEGAVK; encoded by the coding sequence ATGAATAGTAAAAATCAGAAGCGATTTGTTGAATTGAAGGTGGGTAACCGGATTGAACTGCCATCCGGAGGTTATGTAGAAAAAAAGGTATTCATTGACAGGTATGGATGCCACATAAATATACTGACCATATCCAACGGTTTGCTGATGTTCACGGTTATTCTGGAAAGAGGAATGGATATAGGTGAAATATTCCTTGGTGAGGACAAAATTACATGGGACAGAAAGGATGAATATCTTATCCATCCTGATAAAGTAGACCTGTATGAAAAAGGTGGATGGGACAGAGGATTTTATGCGGCTGTTGCAGCTATAGGGCCTGAAATTTTTGGTACTCCCGATGAAGTAAGAACGGTACACGGGACAGGCTCTTATTCAAAAACAGATTTGCAATCCGTAAGTATTTTATGGAATAATGAGCAGATATGTATTGAAGGTACAGTTCCTATAAGGGGCTACAGCACTGAACCCGTTTATCAAAAGGACATCAAAATCTTTACAAGATACAATTCATCATTGATTCTAAGAAAGGACTCCACAAGAAATTTAACGGGAGAACATCAGCCTTTGGACGACGGATATCATATCCAATTGGCCGGAAACTATGTTTCAAAGGGAGGAAGATATGTACTTCCTGTTTCACGGGATAAAATGCTGCTTCGGGATTCGGCACCCGGGGAAAACAATCCTTTTGAGATATATGAATTCAATTCAAGCCTTGACCCAATAAGGTGCTACCAGTATATACCCGAACCAGTAATCGGGCTGGAAGAAGCTATTGAACTTTCTGATTATTTAGATACGGTTCAGATTAAGGGAAAAATAACGGCAGAAATGATAGTAAATTCAGAAAAAACAAAAGGTGCTTATGTTATAAGGTCCCTTGAAAGTTTTCCAAGGTCACTTATTGCCAAGAGAGCCATTGACGAACCTATGTATGCTCTGGAACCATGCAGGACAAGACCGAATTCCATACGCCAGAAGGCTATCGATGGAGAGTTGGCATATCTTGAGTCACACGGTCAAGCTGATTCATGGATTATTATAGGTGCCGCCTTTAGTAATTCAACAATCCAATTAATGGAGGACTTAATCGAGGGAGCTGTAAAATAA